AAAAAAGTAAATCAAGAAACAGAGACCAGTTAAGATCAAAACAAAAATAGATCCGGCCATTGAAGTAAACCGAATTAAAGCAAAATAAACCGAATACAAATAAAGTAAACTGAATATAGTGAAATAAATTCGAACATAATGAAGCGAATAAGTTATGTATGAACGAATGACGGAGTGGAAAGGTGAAAAAAGATCAATTGAAGCAGATCAAAGCCCTGACATTCGGGGAAGCCCTTTTTGATATTATTAAAGGCACAGCCCATCTGGGAGGTGCTCCCCTAAACCTTGCAGCCCATCTTGCAAAACTGGGAGCAAAACCGGCTGTGCTTACAGCAGTAGGAAAGGACGAACTCGGTGAAATTCTCCTCTCCAGGGCTGAAGAAATGGGGGTCGATACATCATATATCCTTATTGATGAGCACAGGCCCACAGGAACCGTTACTGTAGAGCTGAAAAATGGCGGGATCCCTATTTTCACAATAAACAAAGGCGTAGCCTGGGACGCAATTACCCCTAATGGAAGTAAGTTTGAAGCTCTTGCCAGAGAAGAGTGGGACATTTTCTGTTTCGGGACTCTTGCCCAGAGGTCAGAAGAAAACCGAAAGACTCTGAAAAGACTGTTTTCGGAAATAAAAGCAAAACATTTTTTTTATGATATAAACCTGAGAGCAGGGTTCTATACGGAAGAGTGGATCCTTTCTTCCCTTGAACACTGTACAATCCTAAAAATGAATGAAGATGAGGCTGCAGCAGTTTCCGATATGCTTTTTGGTACGGTGCACACCTTCAGAACTCTCTGCTGCTTACTTTCGAAAAGGTATTCGAAAATATCCGTAATCTGCATAACAAAAGGACCCAAAGGGTCTGCCGTCTACCATAAAGGAGTCTACGAAGAAATCGAAACTACCCCCGTAGAAGTGGCAGATACTGTCGGAGCCGGAGACGCTTTTTCTGCAGGCTTTCTGTATACCTATCTTTCAGGGCACGGAGTTTCAAAAGCCGCATCAGTTGCCAATATGCTTGGGACTTATGTAGCATCAAAATCGGGTTCGGTGCCTGAATATTCTGAAGAGCTTATTAAAGAGCTGGGAATTTTTAAGAAAAAAGGATAGTGCGGGTACGCAACATTGGCAATAACAATACAGATCAAGTTGTAGTGTACCCGGCAGCAAGCAATCTGGTAGATTCACTCTCTCGCTCTCATTACTATGAATGGTGAACCACTTCTCCCTGCTTTCTAATGAGAGCGAGGAAGTCGACTCCCGCTTGCCTCCGCGCTCCTAAAGCTAATACTTAACTCAACAGCGTACCGTTTTTATATTATTACTATTTGATAGTTTATCCCACTCTTCTGCCTGCGACCACTGTTTTGGAGAAATTATGCTTATAGATAGGATCAGGTCTTGGAACATCTCTGGAATTGCAATGCTCACTAAAGATTTCATCGGGTAATACTCCATGCTAAAGGAAGTAGTTAGCACCCCTATTCCCGAGCTGGTCTTGCTTTTCTTAACTAAATTCTTCTCAACGCCGTTTCTAAAATTGAGGATTGATTTTCCTTTTCCATGTACCCAGGGCTGGTAATAGCCTTTTGCAGACTCTATAATTATCATGAATGAATAATCTCTGTACTTTTCGGAAACGGAAATTTTTACGATACAGTTCATCTTTTCTAATTTAATATATCGAGTAACCGTAAGAACTTTTGTTCCGTTTTTTGCAGTTATTTGAGTGATGCATTTATTTCTTTCGTCATCCAATGTGATAGTTTCACATACCGGAGTCATTTTACCTCTTCCCACTTATATTGATAACTATATGATAATGTGATTAAATATAAGGATATACCAATGTATATATATTATACTACTGGCATATTTCTTTTCATGGAGTTATAAAAATAAAAATAGAACAGCCTGTAAGTTTGAGTCCTCGAGGCAAAGCGATTCGCCTTTTGGCAGGACTCAAAATTAGGTCTTAAAAACCGGATTAACAGCAAAAATTTCCTTAGCAAAAGATTTCTTTCTTTCATCAAATATCATTTTACAGCTTTTAAACGTTCCGTAAAAGATACGTTACTTTAAGGTAAATGATTTTCATCATGTTGGAGGACTCAATAACTATTTTCATATCCCTTTATTCCTTTAACCTCAGGTAGTAATTCTCAAACATAATAAAGCCCTGACTTTTTATAACCGAGGTTCAGGATTGGAACTTTATCCTCAACAATCATTGATATAAGTGAAGACTGGATCACAGGAAACAAGTATATATTAATGGAACAATACTCAAAAAAGAAACTTGAGGGATATGGGGTAAACTTTACAGCTTGCCAGATACATTTTCCAATTTACAACAAGGAGTTGGCTAAAAATAATCCCCACAAACGAAAAAATCAAAGTTCTGTCAGTTTTACTAACATTTATTGTTATCACAGGATTATTTTTGTTCACATATTCTCAGATTACCAATGGTTATTGTACGGACACCATACCACCAGGCAGTATCATTGCTGCCTATCAGGCAGACTACACATATGGGGACCTTAATTCGATTTATGTCAGAGGTGCTGGGTTAGATATAGATCCCGAAAACTATAATCGGATGATAAGCTACGAAGACATCCCTTATATAGCTTCAATAGAAGGGGTTGAAAAAGTTATTCTTTATGATAGCAGCTATTTAGATCCCATCATTTATACAACTGCAGGAGAAGATAGATTACGGGATAAATTAAATCTCATTGCAGTGCCTGAATCTATAGCACAGGATTACCTTCATCAGACTGCTATCCCCTACAGGACCGAATATCTGGAAGAAGGCAGGCTTCCTCGGGACGACGCCCACGAAATTACAATTTCAAAGAAATTGCTGAAAAAGCACTTTGCATATACCGATGAAATGCTGACCCGAGCAATCGGCAACAAGATAAACTATGACAATGAAACCTATACTATCGTAGGCATAAACAGCTATAATATTTGTTACACCTCCTTCGATGCAAAA
The genomic region above belongs to Methanosarcina horonobensis HB-1 = JCM 15518 and contains:
- a CDS encoding carbohydrate kinase family protein, with product MKKDQLKQIKALTFGEALFDIIKGTAHLGGAPLNLAAHLAKLGAKPAVLTAVGKDELGEILLSRAEEMGVDTSYILIDEHRPTGTVTVELKNGGIPIFTINKGVAWDAITPNGSKFEALAREEWDIFCFGTLAQRSEENRKTLKRLFSEIKAKHFFYDINLRAGFYTEEWILSSLEHCTILKMNEDEAAAVSDMLFGTVHTFRTLCCLLSKRYSKISVICITKGPKGSAVYHKGVYEEIETTPVEVADTVGAGDAFSAGFLYTYLSGHGVSKAASVANMLGTYVASKSGSVPEYSEELIKELGIFKKKG
- a CDS encoding ABC transporter permease — protein: MSVLLTFIVITGLFLFTYSQITNGYCTDTIPPGSIIAAYQADYTYGDLNSIYVRGAGLDIDPENYNRMISYEDIPYIASIEGVEKVILYDSSYLDPIIYTTAGEDRLRDKLNLIAVPESIAQDYLHQTAIPYRTEYLEEGRLPRDDAHEITISKKLLKKHFAYTDEMLTRAIGNKINYDNETYTIVGINSYNICYTSFDAKRNYGLYQYDVGTFKEFINRNKDYKKTNDYFYPEYANEIFIYTEDGAEKSVLDKLFQEYPAENYISSEYVSVWKKTFNESFLRKIIVINSIVLALLGVILLFLNKRVISKI